Proteins found in one Triticum aestivum cultivar Chinese Spring chromosome 4D, IWGSC CS RefSeq v2.1, whole genome shotgun sequence genomic segment:
- the LOC123098577 gene encoding cyclic dof factor 1, whose translation MGQLRPAAGGGGDCLIKLFGKTIPVPDAGAGANAGDVDKDLQHRGGSTTAELKVQEIAPQDSTGSPQQPEVVDVEDPSAAKNSVADQQDEEQGDTANQKEKLKKPDKILPCPRCSSMDTKFCYYNNYNINQPRHFCKNCQRYWTAGGAMRNVPVGAGRRKSKSLSAASHFLQRIRAALPGDPLCTPVNTNGTVLSFGSDASTLDVSEQMKHIKELASVTRTENTDAPSVGSSAEGWAKGEESSQMNSRERVAADRSANFVQHPCMNGAAMWPFSCAPSPAYFPSNVAIPFYPAAAAAYWGCMVPGAWNTPWQPQPQPQSQCQSNSPPSAASPVSTMSSCFQSRKHPRDGDEERDTKGNGKVWVPKTIRIDDVDEVARSSIWSLIGIKGDKVEKDDGKGCKLARVFDPKDEAKTSSHRGNNSLPFLKGNPAALSRSVNFQERS comes from the exons gggaggcggcggggacTGCCTGATCAAGCTGTTCGGGAAGACCATCCCCGTGCCggacgccggcgccggcgccaacGCGGGAGACGTCGACAAG GACCTTCAGCACAGAGGCGGCAGCACCACGGCTGAACTAAAGGTGCAAGAAATCGCCCCTCAGGACTCCACGGGCTCGCCTCAGCAGCCGGAGGTTGTGGACGTCGAGGATCCATCCGCTGCCAAGAACTCGGTGGCAGATCAACAGGACGAAGAGCAGGGGGACACGGCCAACCAGAAGGAGAAGCTCAAGAAGCCTGACAAGATCCTGCCCTGCCCCCGGTGTAGCAGCATGGACACCAAGTTCTGCTACTACAACAACTACAACATCAACCAGCCGCGCCACTTCTGCAAGAACTGCCAGAGGTACTGGACGGCCGGGGGCGCCATGCGCAACGTGCCTGTGGGCGCGGGCCGCCGCAAGAGCAAGAGTCTATCCGCCGCCTCCCACTTCCTTCAGAGGATAAGGGCTGCTCTGCCCGGTGATCCTCTCTGCACCCCAGTCAACACCAACGGCACGGTGCTCAGCTTCGGCTCCGATGCGTCTACCTTAGACGTCTCAGAACAGATGAAGCACATCAAGGAGCTCGCCTCGGTAACCCGGACTGAGAACACCGATGCCCCGTCAGTAGGATCCTCTGCTGAAGGGTGGGCAAAGGGAGAAGAGTCGAGCCAAATGAACTCGAGGGAGAGAGTTGCAGCAGATAGATCCGCAAATTTTGTGCAGCATCCGTGCATGAACGGGGCAGCCATGTGGCCATTCAGTTGTGCACCGTCACCTGCCTATTTCCCCTCAAACGTAGCAATTCCATTCTatccagctgctgctgctgcctacTGGGGCTGCATGGTTCCGGGAGCCTGGAACACTCCatggcagccgcagccgcagccacAGTCTCAGTGTCAATCTAACTCACCACCTAGTGCTGCTTCTCCGGTATCGACAATGTCCAGTTGCTTCCAATCCCGAAAGCATCCTAGAGATGGTGATGAGGAAAGAGATACCAAGGGTAATGGCAAGGTGTGGGTGCCCAAGACGATCCGGATCGATGACGTAGATGAGGTGGCCAGGAGTTCTATCTGGTCACTTATTGGGATCAAGGGCGACAAGGTGGAGAAGGATGATGGCAAAGGCTGTAAGCTTGCAAGGGTTTTTGATCCAAAGGATGAGGCAAAGACGTCAAGCCACAGAGGTAACAATAGCTTGCCATTCTTGAAGGGGAACCCAGCTGCACTGTCGCGCT